In Ureibacillus thermophilus, the genomic stretch TTACCAGGTATTATTTGAAGGCAAAGAACCGAAACAGGCAGTGGATGAATTAATGCATCGCTTAAAGAAAAGAGAAATTGATTATTTGCAATAACCATGTATGAACGGGTGCCAATCGAAAACATTTTTTCGGTTGAAAGGAACCCGTTCATCCAATAAATGCACGAACGCATATTCTGTTTGTGCAGGATGAACCATTCATCCTATGTACATATTGTTTTTGAAAGGTGGAATGGTCATGATAAATCCATTCATTTTAATGGATATGAATGCATTTGTCCTCGGCTCTGCCCGCGGACCTTTAGCCAATATGAGCCCGCTGGATGTCATGTGGGTTTCCTTTTATTCCATTGCAGCAATGATTCTTTCTATTATCATGGTAACAGCGGCTCGTAAATGGATAAAAAACAGCATTTTGTCTTCCCTTATTCGATTAATTGCCTTTATCATTTTTATAATCGGAACGCTGCTTATGGTTTTAGTTGTTTCTACATGGCCATCATAATTAGGAGTGAATATGATGAAGAAGAAACCAATTCTTTTGGCAATGTTGCTACTAGCGACCTTTTTATTATCCGGCTGTTTATTTCCTCAAGAAGAACGAGTTGAAAACCAAGTGCCCGATGATGTGCAGCTCATTGCGGTGCAAAATGCCATTGATCAATATAAAGCGGAAACTGGTGTCTTGCCAATCAAAAATAAAGATATGGATACAGACATCTTTATTAAATATCCAATTGATTTTTCAAAACTCGTGCCGAAATATTTAGCCAATATTCCTGGAAATGCCTATGAAAAAGGCGGCATTTTCCAATATATTATTTGGGATCCTGAAAATAATCCGACCGTAAAACTGGTAGATTTGCGATCAGCTGAGACCATTCGGGAATTGAATCTTCGGCTTCTCTCAACAAAATATATGATGTATAAAGAACAGATTGCCGACTATGTTTATTCAATAGATTTCAAAAAATTGGGCTACAAAAATGAACTCACCGTTCCTAGCCCATATTCCAATAATCATTTGCCGTTAGTCGCTTCAACGGAAGGAAAGGCCTATGTGGATTATTCCATCGATTTAGCCCATTTTCTAAAGAACAATGACATCCATCCAGAACCAGGCGAAGATATTCGGATGTACTTGGTGGAAGCTTACCCAGTAGTGCCAGCTTATTCCTTGCCATATACGGTCAATGAAAATAATGAACCAGTATTCATGTATGATCCAACAAAAAAATAAAAAATTTAAGCCTTGTACGACTTTTCGTGCAAGGTTTTTCATATTTTAAATATATAATTCATAGATTGAAGTACGTAAAGGAGGAGCTACAATAGGGGAACAAATCTTTCAACAAATAGCTGAAAGAACAAATGGTGATGTATATATCGGTGTTGTTGGGCCTGTAAGGGTTGGAAAGTCCACATTTGTGAAAAAAATGATGGAGTCGATTGTTCTTCCGAATATTGTAGATGAGGAAGAACGAAAAAGAGCGCTGGACGAGCTACCACAAAGCTCACCTGGTCCTGTCATTATGACGGCAGAACCAAAATTTGTTCCTGCCCATGGAACAGAAATTTGCATCGGGGAAAGTGAAATACCTTTCCGCATTCGCTTTGCTGATTGTGTTGGTTATATCATTGATGGAGTCAAAGGCTATGAAGATGAAAATGGACCAAAATATGTGCATACGCCATGGAATGCAGAAGCCATACCATTCCAGGAAGCAGCTCGAATCGGAACAGATAAAGTCATCCGCGATCATGCTAATATCGGGGTTGTAGTGACAACAGATGGCACAGTCAACGGAATTGCCCGGGAAGCTGCACAAGTGGCGGAAGAACAAATTGTTGAACAACTGCAGGAAATCGGAAAACCATTTGTCGTCATCTTAAACAGCCAATATCCAAATAATCAAAATACGCAAAAATTGCGCAATGAATTGCTTGCAAAATATAATGTTCCCGTAATTGCGACATCCATTGATCAAATGACATTAAAAGACATGGAGTATATTTTAGAAGAAGCGTTGTATGAATTCCCAGTAGAAGATATTGAAGTGGAGAAGCCGGATTGGCTGGATGTTTTAGAGCCTAGCCATTATGTGAATGCCACGGTTTCTGAAGCAGTAGGCAATGTTCTAAACTCTGTAACTAAAATTCGGGATGTCCACGGGGCAGTGGAAGAATTAAGGGAAATTGATTTTATTGAAAGCTGCGAAATTGAAAAAGTCGATGCAGGCCTTGGCGTTGCAACGGTGCGCATCACGTTGAAACCGGAAATTTATAAAGTAGTATGCAACGAATTTTTAGATGCGCCGATTGAAACGAAAAAAGATTGGCTCTTATTCATTAAAGAAGCACAAGAGGCGAAGAAGGCGCAGAAACGCTTCCGTGAAGCCATCGAAGAGGCAACGGTGAATGGCTATGGCGTGACGTTGCCGACAGTGGAAGAATTCGAACCAAGCGAGCCTGAAATTATTAAGCAAAACAATTTCTACGGGGTTCGAATGAAGGCGAAAGCCCCTTCATATCACATTATCCGCGTTGATATGGAGTCTGAATTTTCGCCGCTTATCGGTTCAGAGTTCCATAGCCAGCAGCTGTTGAAAGACTTGCAATACGCCTATAGACACGATCGGGAAGCGTTATGGCAGACGCAATTGTTTGGAACGCCGCTTTATGAAGTGTTGACGGAAAGCATCCGCTACAAAATGAATGCTGTACCTCCAAGCGCGAAGAAGAGAATGCGCCAAACAATTGAAAGAATGGTAAACGAAGGAGAAAAAGGCCTCATTACGTTTATTATTTAAAAAAAGTGAAATAATAAAAATAATGGAATATTATTAAGGACTTTTTGTCACTGTAGACGAAAAGTCCTTTTCGTTATCTTCTTTTGTTCGTCATGTTTAAAAAATACCACTTTTCTTGGACAAACATGCATAAATACAGTTGCGCCAAGTATTTCATTATGTTACTCTTTTTACATGATTTAGCTTTTCTAACCCTTTGAGAGGAGGTGAATGGCATGAATAAAACAGAATTAGTAAACTCTGTTGCAGAAGCTGCTGGTCTTTCTAAAAAAGACGCTTCTAAAGCAGTTGATGCAGTATTCGATATAATTCAAGACACTCTTGCAAAGGGTGACAAAGTGCAATTAATCGGTTTTGGAAACTTTGAGGTTCGTGAACGTGCTGCACGTAAAGGACGTAATCCACAAACAGGGGAAGAAATCGAAATCGCTGCAAGCAAAGTTCCAGCTTTCAAACCAGGTAAAGCACTTAAAGAAGCTGTAAAATAAAGCTTCTTTAAAAATTACATAGAGCAGTCGTCATGAATATGATGACTGCTCTTTTTACATATTATAATATTAAAGAATGATATATCAATTTTACCATTTAGGTCAAGAAAACTCATCAAAAAATTCAAAATGAATAAAAGCCTTTTGCGATTCACGTCTGTATATGCTACGATTCAATTTGACAGTGTTGTGCTTTGTCGAATTTTAGGAGGAACTTTTATGTCGAATGTTGATTTAAAAAAAATAGAAGAAGCGGTAAAAATGATTTTAGAGGCCGTAGGAGAAGACGTTAATCGTGAAGGACTCATCGATACACCGAAACGAGTTTCAAAAATGTATGAAGAAATGTTTAAAGGGTTGAATGAAGATCCAAGAAGTTTGTTTGATACGGTCTTTCATGAGAATCATGATGAATTAGTTCTTGTAAAAGATATTCCTTTCTATTCGATGTGCGAACATCATTTGGTCCCATTTTATGGGAAAGCCCATGTTGCATACATACCCCAACACGGACGGGTAGCCGGTTTAAGCAAAATTGGACGGTTGGTGGAATCAGTCAGCCACAGACCTCAATTGCAAGAACGCATTACAACGACAATTGCGGATATTCTGATGGAAAAATTAGAACCCCAAGGCGTTTTTGTGATGATAGAAGCAGAACATATGTGCATGACCATGAGGGGATTAAAAAAACCGGGAACCAAAACGGTGACTTCTTGTGCAAGAGGCATTTATGAAGTAGATGATGTAAAACGCCAAGAAGTGATTTCATTTATTCAAATGTCTTAATTAACAAATTAGATTATGTTATGATAACAAAGAAAAAGTTAGATGTGAGGGAGAAGTATGAACCAATCTGATTATGTCGTAATTGAAGCTGAAGAAGATGGCGTACATGTAATTGGTTTAACTCGAGGAGAAGATACAAAATTTCATCATTCCGAAAAATTGGATGCCGGAGAAGTGATGATTGCCCAATTTACTGAACACACT encodes the following:
- the mtrB gene encoding trp RNA-binding attenuation protein MtrB; the protein is MNQSDYVVIEAEEDGVHVIGLTRGEDTKFHHSEKLDAGEVMIAQFTEHTSAMKIRGKAKIYTAHGIIESQSKK
- the folE gene encoding GTP cyclohydrolase I FolE encodes the protein MSNVDLKKIEEAVKMILEAVGEDVNREGLIDTPKRVSKMYEEMFKGLNEDPRSLFDTVFHENHDELVLVKDIPFYSMCEHHLVPFYGKAHVAYIPQHGRVAGLSKIGRLVESVSHRPQLQERITTTIADILMEKLEPQGVFVMIEAEHMCMTMRGLKKPGTKTVTSCARGIYEVDDVKRQEVISFIQMS
- a CDS encoding HU family DNA-binding protein, which codes for MNKTELVNSVAEAAGLSKKDASKAVDAVFDIIQDTLAKGDKVQLIGFGNFEVRERAARKGRNPQTGEEIEIAASKVPAFKPGKALKEAVK
- the spoIVA gene encoding stage IV sporulation protein A, producing the protein MGEQIFQQIAERTNGDVYIGVVGPVRVGKSTFVKKMMESIVLPNIVDEEERKRALDELPQSSPGPVIMTAEPKFVPAHGTEICIGESEIPFRIRFADCVGYIIDGVKGYEDENGPKYVHTPWNAEAIPFQEAARIGTDKVIRDHANIGVVVTTDGTVNGIAREAAQVAEEQIVEQLQEIGKPFVVILNSQYPNNQNTQKLRNELLAKYNVPVIATSIDQMTLKDMEYILEEALYEFPVEDIEVEKPDWLDVLEPSHYVNATVSEAVGNVLNSVTKIRDVHGAVEELREIDFIESCEIEKVDAGLGVATVRITLKPEIYKVVCNEFLDAPIETKKDWLLFIKEAQEAKKAQKRFREAIEEATVNGYGVTLPTVEEFEPSEPEIIKQNNFYGVRMKAKAPSYHIIRVDMESEFSPLIGSEFHSQQLLKDLQYAYRHDREALWQTQLFGTPLYEVLTESIRYKMNAVPPSAKKRMRQTIERMVNEGEKGLITFII
- a CDS encoding DUF2768 domain-containing protein, with product MINPFILMDMNAFVLGSARGPLANMSPLDVMWVSFYSIAAMILSIIMVTAARKWIKNSILSSLIRLIAFIIFIIGTLLMVLVVSTWPS